The Bacillus sp. B-jedd sequence CATAAACCTGGCCGATCGATGCGGCAGCAATATATTCTTCATTAAAGGAATGGAAAATTTCTTTGGGAGGCTTGCCTAGTTCCTGGGTAATTTTTCCCTGTATTTCTTCAAGCGGGACCGGAGGAACATTATCCTGGAGTGTTTCCAGCTCTTTAATAATATCATCCGGCAAAAAGTCACTCCTGATGCTGAGTAGCTGCCCTAGCTTAATGAATGTAGGACCAAGTTCTTCAAGAAGCCCCCTGAGCCGGACGCCTATCTCCTGTGAGTTTTCCTTCTCAAAATCGGCCTTGATCCGATCTTTAAAAGAAAGCAGCTGGGTCAGGCCTACCTCTTCCACTAAATATCCGAAGCCATACTTTCCGAGCAGGGAAATGATTTCTTTATATCTGTTCAAACGGCGCAATTTATCAGTCAACATTCCATCACCAACTGTTAATCAGGGACAATATCTGTATTAGGAGGAATTTTTTTGTCCTCCGAATCAGTTAAGTTCCCTGTATATCCAGCCTGCTCGCCTTCTGAATTCAGGATTATTCCACCCTCAGCCGGCGTTTGGCTGTTTAACGACGCTTCCCCGGCACCTGTCCCGGTCGAGCTTAGTCCGGATCCACCATCGGTTTGAACGGAGGAAGTTTCCGCTTTCGCTCCTTTTTCAGCCCTATTTGAAGCTAACTCCTGCTGCAAAATAACAATCTGGGCCTGCAGCGCCTCAAGATCGCTTTTTGTGGCGAACCCAAGCTCTTTAAGCTGTTCGGTTATGGAGTCGCGAATTTCTTTATTCCAGTTCTCACTTTTTTGCGCGCCTTTTTTGACAAAATCGCTGAATAGGGAATCGGCTTCATTTTTTGACATCATCCCCTGGTCAACCATTTTCATGACCGTTTCTTCAAGCTTTTCCTTACCTGCCACAGCAGCACCAAGGCCAAGCAGAATACCTTTGCTGAATAAATCATTGATCATCTTTTTCAGCCTCCTCTTTGGTATATCACTTCTTAATACCCTCATTTCCGGGGTTTTACCCTCGGGAAGCAAAAAAATGGCGATTTTTGCAGGATGTGTCATGAGTTAGTGGACGGGAGCGGAAAAAGGAATTAAAAAAAGCCATCCGGGCAGATGGCTTCTTTTAGTGCTGTCTTAGTGGACAGGTTTACTCCACAAGCATCCTTTTTAATTTGTTGATAGAATCCTGTTTAATTCCACAGCCCTGATGCAAATAAGCTTCGACACTTCCGTATTCCTCCAGGATATAGCCCAACGCATAATCAAGATGCTTTTCGTTAACGGCCAGCATTGGCTGAATTTTTTCAATTGGGATGCGATAAAGACTCATCATCCGGATCATCCGGCCGGTTTTTTTCATTTTTGCCCCGACCCGTTCATTGGACAAAAGATACTGCTTGGTGATGATATCACGGGGCACTCCTGCTAGCTGCTGGAACAATGCCGATAAAAAACCCGTCCTGTCCTTGCCGCCCGTGCAATGAATCAGCGCGGGCAGGTTTTCCTCCCCAGCTGCCAGTTCGAACACTTTTCTGATCTCTTCTGTCCGTTCCTTCACGAGACATTCGTAAAAATCACGGATAATGTCAGCAAAATCTATACTTTTCGGATTTGTATTCAGAAATTTAATAAACTCCATATGGGTGAAATCCTGGCTGCCGTGGTAAATCGGAATATGGACTTCTTTAATGCCCCAATGTCCCGGAATCCTGTCAGGCCTGGATTTTTGTTCATGAACAGTTCTCAGGTCGCAAATCATCTTCAAACCAAGTGACTCAAGCTTGGCCAGATCCATTCCGCTTAGGCGGGAAAGTTCGTCTGACCTGTAGAGAAGCCCGGATTTCATCCTGCGTCCATCGCTGGTTGGCAATCCCCCTATGTCTCTGAAATTATGTATTTTTTCAAAAACAAACTCCTTCGTTGTTTGCATCTATATGACTCCTTCCCTTTTTACCATATGGCCAGTTTTATTTCTTTTGCCCTCCGTTTATGTCATCATGATTCCGGCATGTTCCATTATTAATCCAATTGAATCCTGATATTGACTAAGTATATACTATTTTCCATTTTTTTGCGGCTCATAAGAGGAAGCAAAAAAAATCGCCTCCAGCAAT is a genomic window containing:
- a CDS encoding phasin family protein; protein product: MINDLFSKGILLGLGAAVAGKEKLEETVMKMVDQGMMSKNEADSLFSDFVKKGAQKSENWNKEIRDSITEQLKELGFATKSDLEALQAQIVILQQELASNRAEKGAKAETSSVQTDGGSGLSSTGTGAGEASLNSQTPAEGGIILNSEGEQAGYTGNLTDSEDKKIPPNTDIVPD
- a CDS encoding tyrosine-protein phosphatase, producing the protein MQTTKEFVFEKIHNFRDIGGLPTSDGRRMKSGLLYRSDELSRLSGMDLAKLESLGLKMICDLRTVHEQKSRPDRIPGHWGIKEVHIPIYHGSQDFTHMEFIKFLNTNPKSIDFADIIRDFYECLVKERTEEIRKVFELAAGEENLPALIHCTGGKDRTGFLSALFQQLAGVPRDIITKQYLLSNERVGAKMKKTGRMIRMMSLYRIPIEKIQPMLAVNEKHLDYALGYILEEYGSVEAYLHQGCGIKQDSINKLKRMLVE